Part of the Pseudomonadota bacterium genome is shown below.
GGGAGTCGGTGATTCGACCCGCCAGGCGGGCGGGGACTCGCCGCTCCGCGCGTTGCCGCTCTGCCGTTTCGCGCGGCACGCGGGCGTGGAGACCGTGGTCAATGATGATCAGTGCGCTCGATTGTACATCACGTGCGACCGGGTGTCAAGCACCTCGACGCGCGCAGCCTCGCCCGCTTCGAAGGGACGCGCACCCGTCGCACGCATTCGACGGCTACTGCAGCACCGCCCAGGCGATGCCGTCGTCCGTCTCGAGGTCGCGAGACACGGTGCGCCCGAGAACCAGTGGAAGGCGATCAACGAACTCGCCCTCGTCAGCGCGCTTGCACGTCACGTCTTCCTCCGAGAGAAGCGTCCCGGCCTTGATGGGACGACGAGCCACGAGCCGCTTGCGGGCGACCATGCGGTACTTGTGCTGAGACTCGCTCATCCCGCGGAAGAAGGGGTCGCCCAGGGCCGCCTCGGCCTTGCGCAGCCGCACCACGAAGTCGGCGAACTCGTCTGGGTTGAGGGCCGACTCGAAGTCCTCGCCCTTCTTCGAGCGGTCGTGCGTGATGTGCTTCTCGATCATGCACGCGCCGAGAGGAATGGCCATGAACGGGATCTGGGTCGACACGGGGTCATCGGCATCGATGTGATCAGCCAGACCCACGAGGCAGTCGAACGTGCGCTGCAGGGTGCGCAGCTTCAGCAGATCGGTGTTCTCGATCTTCGTGGGATAGTTCTGCTGCCCGAACAGCATCACGTAGTCGTAGAGGCCTTCATCGTGGAGCCAGGCGAGCACCTGCTCCATCTCCCCGATCGACGCCCCGCCGACGCGCAGCAGCAGTGGCTTCTTCTCGCGCGCCACGGCGCGCACGAAGCGCTCTTCGACGAAGCACGCCGCGGAGAGCACATACAGATCCGGGTCGAGGGTTCGGGCCAGCGCGAGGCTCGGCTCGTCATTGGCCATCACCACCAGCGCCATCCCTGCATCGCGCGTGGCCTGGGCGATCTCTGCCCACCACGCGTCGCGCACATTCACGTCGCACAGGTAGCGGAAGATCTTCGTGGCGTCCTTGCCCGCCGAGACCCGCCCCTCACCGCTGCCGTAATGCGGCACCATGTATGCTTCCATGTTGGTGATGTGCACGCTGAGCGCGTCGGCGCCAGCCTGCGCCGCGCCGCGTGCGATGGCGAGCGCCAGATCCTTCTGGCCGTCGTGGCTCCACGCCATCTCGGCTACGACATAGGTTCGGGCGCCGCCCACCTCGACTCCGCGCACGGAGAACTTGTTCATGTCAGGCTCCTCAGGGATGCCCCGCCAGATCTGCGGCCCCTCGTCGGGTGGCAGTCGCGCGGGCTTGGATTTGGTCGGCGCCTATTCTACGAAGCGTGCGCTCCGTCCCTGCGCCCGCTCACTCGGTTCGGCGCGTCGGCTCAGGACGGTTCCTCGAGATCCGCCTCTCGCACCGGCTCCCCGCCGTGCACCGGGCGCGCAAGACGACGACCCACAAGGCTGTCGCGCACGCGCGGATGAAGACCGCTGGAAGGACGAAGGGCGATGAGGCTGCCCGCGGTCACCGTCTCACCCCGCGCAAGGTCATCGGCCCAGAACAACGACTTGCGCGCCACCGCGGCCACGCCCAGCTCGACCGGGCGGGGGCGCTTGACCCCGTCACCCAGGCACTGCTCCACCGTGCGGATGCCCGCGACCAGCGACGCCAGCCAGGCTGGCTCGAGAGAAGCCCTGTGATCGGGCCCCGCCATGCGCGTGTCGAGGGTGAAGTGCTTCTCGATGACGCATGCCCCCAGGGCAACCGCCGCAAGCGAGACCTCGATGCCCAGCGTGTGGTCGGAGTAGCCGACCGGATGGCGAAACGCATCGCGCAGGGTCTGCATCGCGCGGAGGTTCACATCTGCCGTCTCCGCAGGATAGCTGCTGACGCAGTGCAGGATGGCAAGACCCGAACAGCCCGCCGTCTCGATGGTTCGCACCGCCTCCTCGACCTCACCCAGCGTCGCCATCCCGGTCGAGATGATCAAGGGAAGACCGAGCCGCGCCACGTGCGCGAGGAAGGGGAGGTTGGTGAGGTCGCCCGACGAGATCTTGAAGCCGGGCACGCCCAGGCGATGCAAGAGGTCTGCGCTCTCCTCGTCGAAGGGCGTCGACATGAACATGATGCCCTTGTCCCGGCAGTGCGCGATCAAGACCTCGTGGCTCTCCGGAGAGAGCTCGAGACGCGCGAGCATGGCCGCCTGCGACTCGTCGGCGTCAGTGGTCTCGCGCTGGTAGGCTGCCTTGGCGGCGCTGCGTGCGGCCAGACGGTCGGTGCGAAAGGTCTGGAACTTCACCGCATCAGCGCCGGCCTCTGCCGCCACGTCGATGAGGCGGCGCGCGATGTCGAGATCGCCGTTGTGGTTCACCCCGGCTTCGGCGATGATGAAGCACGGGTGCGCGTGACCCACGGCCCGCGGACCGAACGAGAGATGGGACTGCTGGCTCAAGATCTTCCTGCCTGCCTCGGCAGAGGGTTCGCCAGGAGGTGCAAGCGCGGTCCCCGACGGCCTCTCCGGTTTCTACTCGTCGTCGTCGTCATCGACGTCGTCGTCGAGCGCCTCGTCTTCCTGCGTATCGATGGCAAAAACCTGCCACGCAAGGAGCTCATCGCTGTCGAATGCATCGATGTTGGCGATCTCGTCCCGGCGGATGAGGGTGAACCCTGCCTCGCGGGTCTCGCGCTCGAAGTCCTCCTCGGTCTGCTCGTAGGGGCAGGCCAGGATACCGAGATAGACGTCTCCCTCGTAGACCCCGAACACGTCGTCCTCAACCCGTATCTCGTACGGCATGGATGCGCTCTCCCAGGAATTGGTTGCCGCATATCGGCCTTCGACGTCGAAGACAGCGACGCCTCAGGCAGAAGAGGTTGGATGCCGGTCGAGGCTGATCCTGGCAACGAAGGTTCCCTTCCACTGCTCGACGAATCGGCTCGTCGCCCCCCGGGGCACCCAACCTGCTTCTGGAGGATACCATGGCGATCAAGATCGGTAGCGATCTCCCCGCGCTCAGCGGCGCAACAGAATGGGTCAGCAGCGAGACCAGCCGCGAGGCCCTGCTCGGCAGCCCCACCCTGGTTCACTTCTGGGCCATCAGCTGCGGCATCTGCTCTGAGCAGATGCCCCAGATCGTGAAGTGGCGCGAGACCCTCGAACCGCGTGGCCTGCGCTTCGTGGGTGTGCACATGCCCCGCTCCGAGCGCGACACCGAGGTCGATCGCGTGAAAGAGGCGGCCGCCGACTACGGGCTCACCCATTCGGTGGCCATCGACAACGAGCACACGATCACCGATCTGTTTGAGAACAAGTTCGTGCCGGCGTTCTACCTGTTCGACGCCGAAGGGCACCTGCGCCACTACGCGGCGGGCGAGCACGGCATCGGCATGCTCGAGAAGTCGATGGAGCGCGTGCTCAGCCGCAGCGAGGAGAGCGCTACGTAACCCCTCCCCCGCGCGCTGCCAGCCTCACACCGCCTCGAAGAAGTGAGCGTGCAGCGCGCGCACAGCGGCCTCGCACTCGGCGTCGCTGATGACGAAGGTGATGTTGATCTCGGAAGCCCCCTGCGAGATCATCTCCACGTTCACCCCCGCGGCGCCCAGGGTGCTGAACACCCGCCCTGCAAGGCCCGCGGTGGTCTTCATGCCCTCGCCCACCAGACAGACCACGGCGCGATCGGGCACGAGCGTCACCGTCGCGGTGTCGCGCAGCTCGCGGGCCGCCAGCTCGATGGCCTCATCGGAGATGCCCACGGTGAACGACACCTGCACCTCAGACGTGGAGATGACATCGACGGGCACGTTCTGTCGCGAGAACGTCTCGAACACGCGGGCCATGAATCCGCTCGAATCGAGCATGCCCGTCGACATGAGGCTCACGCTGGTGACGCGTCGACGCATCGAGATGCCCACCGGCCCG
Proteins encoded:
- the neuB gene encoding N-acetylneuraminate synthase; protein product: MGHAHPCFIIAEAGVNHNGDLDIARRLIDVAAEAGADAVKFQTFRTDRLAARSAAKAAYQRETTDADESQAAMLARLELSPESHEVLIAHCRDKGIMFMSTPFDEESADLLHRLGVPGFKISSGDLTNLPFLAHVARLGLPLIISTGMATLGEVEEAVRTIETAGCSGLAILHCVSSYPAETADVNLRAMQTLRDAFRHPVGYSDHTLGIEVSLAAVALGACVIEKHFTLDTRMAGPDHRASLEPAWLASLVAGIRTVEQCLGDGVKRPRPVELGVAAVARKSLFWADDLARGETVTAGSLIALRPSSGLHPRVRDSLVGRRLARPVHGGEPVREADLEEPS
- a CDS encoding TlpA family protein disulfide reductase, with product MKIGSDLPALSGATEWVSSETSREALLGSPTLVHFWAISCGICSEQMPQIVKWRETLEPRGLRFVGVHMPRSERDTEVDRVKEAAADYGLTHSVAIDNEHTITDLFENKFVPAFYLFDAEGHLRHYAAGEHGIGMLEKSMERVLSRSEESAT